One window from the genome of Eucalyptus grandis isolate ANBG69807.140 chromosome 7, ASM1654582v1, whole genome shotgun sequence encodes:
- the LOC104454493 gene encoding pentatricopeptide repeat-containing protein At2g19280 isoform X1 — protein sequence MVAVSCEEGDGIVVQVHFPSIILLVMRGSISLIYHCSAKLKLILRSNKISRPFSCGNSAAMCLSMLDDEPSISYDAEDIPKRGCISAVNVDELESHHGDRCSAEELSWFCENQKSEEVEMESMKMSDTNCEWIRGCEKLYWAKLNQINMVRGLDKLFDQNSEAALALALKNGIRATCKMIHIFASRNMNHMAACLVLYLVRTYHGQKDSFTLLLDTFLDTCTERRVLKAVYSMLVNSYIKEDMLKIALEASFKGRLLKIFPSAAVCNSLLQALLRSNQSDLAWDFLEEMQCQGIGMNASIISLFINDYCIKGDIRSAWKLVTEMKNFGIKADMVAYSIIVHHLCRMSWLNEATCLFFKILQMGFFLDSVVISSVIDGYCKVGNLGKAIHILSMCNLPLDNFLYNSFLTKLCRDHDMSDASKLFLEMPEVGLHPDCYNYTTMIRGYCKAGDTKRALHYFGKMLKSGNRPSTTTYAVLVDVNCQIEDMGKAEHVLQIMMKDGLVPDVVVCNTLMHLYGKKGCLHKIFKLLGLMTTVNISPDIITYNTIIHSLMRNGFMTQARDILDELVQRGFSPDVVTFTSVIDGFAKRGNFEEAFLVWSSMKVPVQPDIITCSALLSGYCRANRMEEANVLFRKMLDAGLRPDLILYNTLIHGFCKIGCVEDACCLVNMMVQGDIYPNNATYRALVLGFEKKRVRNPAETAHSKLQEILAKNGIYLGVDAYLSMVNGPRK from the coding sequence ATGGTAGCAGTTTCCTGCGAAGAAGGCGATGGCATTGTTGTACAAGTTCATTTTCCTAGTATTATTCTATTGGTTATGAGGGGTTCTATTTCTCTCATTTATCACTGCTCTGCCAAACTCAAGCTGATACTTCGGAGTAATAAGATTTCTAGACCTTTTTCATGTGGGAATTCAGCAGCTATGTGCTTGAGCATGCTCGATGATGAGCCCTCCATTTCTTATGATGCAGAAGATATACCAAAAAGAGGATGCATCTCAGCTGTAAATGTTGATGAATTGGAGTCTCATCATGGTGATCGTTGTTCTGCTGAGGAGCTTTCCTGGTTTTGTGAAAATCAGAAGTCAGAGGAAGTTGAGATGGAAAGCATGAAAATGTCAGACACAAACTGCGAATGGATTCGAGGTTGTGAAAAGTTGTACTGGGCTAAATTGAATCAGATTAATATGGTCCGGGGCTTGGACAAGCTCTTTGACCAGAATTCAGAAGCTGCACTTGCTCTAGCATTAAAAAATGGGATCCGAGCTACTTGTAAAATGATTCATATTTTTGCCTCGCGGAACATGAATCATATGGCAGCTTGTCTTGTCTTGTATCTTGTACGAACATATCATGGTCAGAAGGACTCATTCACTCTATTGTTAGATACTTTTCTTGATACTTGTACAGAAAGAAGAGTACTTAAAGCTGTATATAGTATGCTCGTCAATTCTTATATCAAGGAAGACATGTTGAAGATTGCCCTTGAAGCATCATTTAAAGGAAGATTGCTTAAAATATTTCCTTCAGCAGCCGTCTGTAATTCCTTATTGCAGGCACTATTACGATCCAACCAATCAGACCTGGCTTGGGATTTTTTGGAGGAAATGCAATGTCAAGGAATAGGTATGAATGCCTCTATTATCAGTTTGTTTATCAATGACTATTGTATCAAGGGTGACATAAGAAGTGCTTGGAAGTTGGTCacagaaatgaaaaattttggGATCAAAGCTGATATGGTTGCATATTCTATCATAGTTCACCATCTCTGCAGGATGTCCTGGTTAAATGAAGCTACATGTTTATTCTTTAAAATATTGCAGATGGGCTTCTTTTTGGATTCTGTTGTAATTAGTTCAGTCATTGATGGCTATTGTAAGGTGGGAAATCTAGGAAAAGCAATCCATATTTTAAGCATGTGCAACCTTCCCCTTGACAATTTCTTGTATAATAGTTTTCTCACAAAGTTATGCAGAGATCATGACATGTCGGATGCTTCAAAACTTTTTCTTGAGATGCCTGAAGTAGGCTTACATCCAGATTGTTATAATTATACTACCATGATCAGAGGCTACTGTAAAGCCGGAGATACAAAGAGAGCTTTACActactttgggaaaatgttgAAAAGTGGTAATAGACCATCCACAACTACATATGCAGTGCTCGTTGATGTGAATTGCCAAATAGAGGACATGGGAAAGGCAGAGCACGTGTTACAAATAATGATGAAAGATGGCTTAGTGCCAGATGTTGTTGTTTGCAACACTTTAATGCATCTCTATGGGAAGAAGGGCTGCTTGCATAAGATTTTTAAGCTTTTGGGCTTGATGACAACTGTTAATATTTCTCCTGATATAATCACGTACAACACTATCATTCACAGCCTAATGAGGAATGGGTTTATGACTCAGGCAAGAGATATTTTAGATGAACTAGTCCAAAGGGGCTTCTCTCCTGATGTTGTGACGTTCACTAGTGTGATAGATGGATTCGCAAAAAGGGGGAATTTTGAGGAAGCTTTTCTCGTGTGGTCCTCCATGAAAGTACCAGTGCAGCCTGACATTATAACTTGTAGTGCTCTTCTCAGTGGCTATTGTAGGGCAAATAGAATGGAAGAAGCAAACGTACTATTCCGCAAGATGCTTGACGCTGGACTGAGGCCTGACCTGATTCTGTACAATACTCTCATTCATGGATTTTGTAAGATTGGATGTGTAGAAGATGCA
- the LOC104454492 gene encoding protein NCA1: MKPVCPFVKASRPEDAPPPSSRKHQKEAGADPASVSPKCPFGYDAPPDAGAISPKCPLGYDSQTFKLGPLSCMICQALLFDCAKCVPCSHVFCKACILRFKDCPLCGADIEGTEADSNLQSIVDRFIEGHGRIKRSHVENVDKEEVSAKETVIYEDVSLERGAFLVQQAMRAFRAQNVESAKSRLSVCAEDIRDQITRTGSTSELCSQLGAVLGMLGDCCRAIGDAVSAVTYFEESVGFLEKLPADDMEITHTLSVSLNKIGDLKYYDGDLQAARSYYDRSLNVRRDAAKDSPDVPSQILDVAVSLAKVADVDRSLGNENNATQGFQEGIKLLESLTLKSEDIGLEQRRQSVLEFLKTQLVEKEPK, translated from the exons ATGAAACCGGTCTGCCCCTTCGTGAAGGCGTCGCGTCCCGAGGacgcgccgccgccgtcgtccagGAAGCACCAGAAGGAGGCCGGCGCGGATCCCGCGAGCGTCTCCCCCAAGTGCCCCTTCGGCTACGACGCGCCGCCGGATGCCGGGGCCATCTCCCCCAAGTGCCCCCTCGGCTACGACTCGCAGACGTTCAAGCTCGGCCCTCTCAGCTGCATGATCTGTCAGGCCCTTCTGTTCGATTGCGCCAAATGCGTGCCCTGTTCTCACGTCTTCTGCAA AGCATGTATATTGCGATTTAAGGACTGCCCACTCTGTGGAGCTGATATTGAGGGCACAGAAGCTGACTCGAATCTTCAGAGCATAGTTGATCGGTTTATCGAAGGCCATGGTAGAATTAAGAGGTCCCATGTTGAGAATGTTGATAAAGAGGAAGTTAGCGCGAAGGAGACGGTGATATATGAGGACGTGTCTTTGGAAAGAGGTGCTTTCTTGGTTCAACAAGCCATGCGG GCTTTTCGTGCTCAAAATGTGGAAAGTGCCAAATCAAGACTCAGTGTCTGTGCTGAGGATATCAGAGATCAGATAACAAGAACGGGCAGCACGTCAGAATTGTGTTCTCAGCTGGGTGCTGTCCTCGGCATGCTTGGTGACTgctg TCGAGCAATAGGAGATGCTGTGTCTGCGGTCACATATTTTGAGGAAAGTGTTGGGTTTTTAGAAAAATTGCCAGCAGATGATATGGAG ATCACACATACACTCTCTGTTTCCCTCAACAAAATTGGCGATCTTAAATATTATGATGGAGACCTGCAAGCCGCAAGATCTTATTATGACCGATCCTTGAATGTCCGTCGAGATGCTGCAAAGGATAGTCCGGATGTTCCTTCGCAG ATTCTGGATGTGGCTGTTTCTCTGGCGAAAGTGGCGGATGTCGACAGGAGCCTTGGAAATGAAAATAATGCCACTCAAGGATTTCAAGAAGGCATAAAGCTGCTGGAATCATTGACACTGAAATCTGAAGATATTGGTCTCGAACAGCGT CGGCAATCGGTGCTGGAGTTTCTGAAAACCCAGCTGGTGGAGAAAGAACCTAAATAA